A part of Reinekea thalattae genomic DNA contains:
- a CDS encoding cell division protein FtsQ/DivIB: protein MQKTTKARGATRRKTSNKRRLNLPWRQWFSSALKPAAVVLIIALLVVSISFIKRIDWQPIPVQQISLADPLAYQDEQGLRQVSDRFIGTSLLLLDIEEVQQSLQQLPWVKQVSVRKQWPGELEVLIEEHEPVAIWNGDQVLNSEGEPLERPANSLALASLVGPVGSEVQVMNQYLQFAQVFGQDGARLQEVKMHPRGAWQLTLENGVTISLGDEHLLARSRRVMKVLQLEAYKGSKIEYIDARYSNGVALKMAS from the coding sequence ATGCAAAAAACAACCAAGGCAAGAGGTGCCACTCGACGTAAAACGTCGAATAAGCGGAGGCTGAACCTGCCTTGGCGACAGTGGTTTTCCTCGGCATTAAAACCAGCCGCGGTTGTATTAATCATTGCATTGTTGGTGGTGTCGATCAGCTTTATTAAACGAATCGATTGGCAGCCTATTCCGGTACAGCAGATTAGCCTTGCGGATCCATTGGCGTATCAGGATGAACAAGGGTTACGGCAAGTTAGTGATCGTTTTATCGGTACCAGTTTGCTGTTGTTGGATATCGAAGAAGTACAGCAAAGCTTGCAACAGTTGCCTTGGGTAAAACAGGTGAGTGTTCGTAAGCAATGGCCCGGTGAATTAGAAGTGCTGATTGAAGAACATGAACCGGTTGCGATTTGGAATGGTGACCAAGTCTTGAACAGTGAAGGCGAGCCACTGGAGCGACCAGCGAATTCATTAGCATTGGCATCGTTGGTTGGACCGGTAGGAAGTGAAGTTCAGGTGATGAATCAGTACCTGCAGTTTGCCCAAGTGTTTGGGCAAGATGGCGCTCGATTACAAGAAGTGAAGATGCACCCTAGAGGCGCATGGCAATTAACATTAGAAAATGGCGTCACTATATCGCTGGGCGATGAACATCTACTGGCTAGAAGTCGCCGAGTTATGAAAGTGCTGCAATTGGAAGCCTATAAAGGCAGCAAGATTGAATACATAGATGCTCGCTATTCCAATGGCGTAGCCCTAAAAATGGCGAGTTGA
- a CDS encoding UDP-N-acetylmuramoyl-tripeptide--D-alanyl-D-alanine ligase — protein MMWTDPTLAEWAARTDGQLIGEDKVIAGLSTDSRSTQAGDIYLAIRGESFDGHQYIQQAIAAGAIAVVAEQPQTIDDSISQLIVPDSKRALGYLAGLLRDRFQGQVIALTGSVGKTSTRAMLENILSRQANLLATQGNFNNDIGVPKTWFRLTDQHQQALIEMGANHQQEIAWLCEFSKPNIGLLLNAGQAHTEGFGGLAGVRQAKGEIIDGTLDSGCCVLNRDDPAFEQWQLRAGAKKVITFGRDAQADVQLLRYQLAPLGSEFCLATPSGEVTIAWSMIGEHMALNAAAATATALAAGVTLNDICSGLQSMAAEPGRLEPVVSNFDGPLINDAYNANPESFKAAIDVLSAMSGQPILVAGDMAELGDDIIAMHQQVGQYAKEKAITVLSVGRYAQYISDSADGSCFGSIEQLIAALPEQLNSQTAVLIKGSRSAGMERVVDALRRSN, from the coding sequence ATGATGTGGACTGATCCTACCTTAGCCGAATGGGCTGCTAGAACTGACGGTCAGTTGATCGGCGAAGATAAAGTCATTGCTGGACTTTCAACTGACAGCCGCTCGACGCAAGCAGGCGATATCTATTTGGCGATTCGTGGTGAATCGTTCGACGGTCATCAATACATTCAGCAAGCGATAGCCGCTGGCGCGATTGCAGTTGTCGCAGAACAGCCGCAAACCATCGATGACAGCATTAGCCAGCTTATTGTGCCTGATAGCAAGCGAGCGCTAGGTTACTTGGCAGGCTTGCTGCGCGACCGTTTTCAGGGTCAGGTGATTGCCTTAACTGGCAGTGTTGGCAAGACCAGTACGCGCGCCATGCTGGAAAATATTTTGAGCCGCCAAGCGAATTTGTTAGCCACGCAAGGCAACTTTAATAACGACATTGGCGTGCCGAAAACTTGGTTCCGTTTAACCGATCAGCATCAGCAAGCATTGATCGAAATGGGCGCCAATCACCAGCAAGAAATCGCTTGGTTGTGTGAGTTTTCCAAACCCAACATTGGCTTGTTGCTTAATGCTGGGCAAGCCCATACAGAAGGGTTTGGCGGTTTAGCAGGCGTACGCCAAGCCAAGGGCGAAATTATCGACGGCACACTCGACTCTGGTTGCTGTGTGTTAAACAGAGATGACCCTGCTTTTGAACAATGGCAGCTTCGAGCCGGTGCCAAAAAAGTCATTACCTTTGGTCGTGACGCACAAGCCGATGTGCAATTACTCCGTTATCAGTTAGCACCGTTGGGTAGCGAGTTTTGTTTGGCAACACCTAGCGGTGAAGTCACCATTGCTTGGTCGATGATTGGTGAACACATGGCATTAAATGCAGCGGCTGCAACGGCAACCGCGTTAGCCGCTGGTGTCACTCTTAATGATATTTGTAGCGGCTTACAAAGCATGGCGGCAGAGCCTGGTCGGTTGGAGCCAGTGGTTTCAAATTTTGACGGCCCATTAATTAATGATGCGTATAACGCCAACCCAGAATCATTTAAAGCGGCGATCGATGTATTAAGTGCCATGAGTGGCCAGCCAATTTTAGTGGCCGGAGACATGGCTGAGTTGGGTGACGATATCATCGCCATGCATCAGCAGGTCGGTCAGTATGCAAAAGAAAAAGCCATTACCGTACTGAGCGTCGGTCGTTATGCGCAGTACATTTCAGACAGTGCAGATGGGTCTTGTTTTGGTTCTATCGAACAGCTTATCGCCGCCTTGCCTGAACAGTTAAATTCACAAACGGCGGTATTAATTAAAGGCTCTCGCAGCGCGGGCATGGAACGCGTAGTCGATGCTTTAAGAAGGAGTAATTAA
- the murC gene encoding UDP-N-acetylmuramate--L-alanine ligase, whose product MTYAHADYKNGFPIPEMRRIKRIHFVGIGGVGMCGIAEVLLNQGYRISGSDLRESATTKRLASIGIEVFYGHQQSNVEGSDVVVVSTAVNPANEEVRWALENRVPVVRRAEMLAELMRYRHGIAVAGTHGKTTTTSLMASVMTSAEFDPTFIIGGKLNSAGSNAGLGTSRYLVAEADESDASFLHLQPMTAIVTNIDADHMSTYDGDFEKLKQTYIDFLHNVPFYGLVVLCSDDEHVQAIMPSVRRQIITYGLNEKADYRAINIQKQGVQTHFTVQRKGKSDLDVKLNMPGDHNVLNALAVIAVATDEGVQDADIVAGLAGFSGVGRRFEVHGEYQTERGNVMLVDDYGHHPKELEVTFEAIRTGWPEKRLVAVFQPHRYSRTRDLYEDFVDVLSRVDVLLLLDVYAAGETPISGADGRSLCRSIRQRGRVDPIFVEDKSTLLSILTDVLEDGDLLLTQGAGDVGNLSVKIANSLGQK is encoded by the coding sequence ATGACATACGCCCACGCGGATTATAAAAACGGATTCCCTATACCGGAGATGCGCCGTATTAAGCGCATCCATTTTGTCGGTATTGGTGGCGTTGGCATGTGTGGCATTGCCGAAGTATTACTTAACCAAGGTTATCGTATTAGTGGTTCAGATTTACGTGAGTCGGCGACAACTAAACGACTTGCCAGCATTGGCATCGAAGTTTTTTACGGCCATCAGCAAAGCAATGTTGAAGGCTCTGATGTTGTTGTTGTTTCAACAGCCGTTAACCCTGCTAATGAAGAAGTCCGCTGGGCGTTAGAAAATCGAGTACCAGTGGTTCGCCGTGCAGAAATGTTGGCCGAACTGATGCGCTATCGTCATGGTATTGCGGTTGCCGGCACTCACGGTAAGACAACCACGACATCGTTAATGGCGTCGGTTATGACGTCAGCTGAATTTGACCCGACCTTTATTATTGGCGGCAAATTAAACAGCGCAGGCAGCAATGCCGGCTTAGGTACGAGTCGCTATTTGGTGGCCGAAGCAGATGAAAGCGACGCGTCGTTTTTACATCTTCAACCAATGACCGCCATTGTGACCAATATCGATGCCGATCACATGAGTACTTACGATGGTGACTTTGAAAAGCTAAAGCAGACCTACATCGACTTTTTACACAATGTGCCTTTTTATGGCTTGGTGGTGTTGTGCTCAGACGATGAGCATGTGCAAGCCATCATGCCATCGGTACGGCGACAGATTATTACTTATGGTTTAAATGAAAAGGCGGACTATCGCGCCATCAATATTCAAAAGCAGGGTGTACAAACGCACTTTACCGTACAGCGTAAAGGCAAGTCTGACCTGGATGTGAAACTGAATATGCCAGGCGATCACAATGTTTTAAATGCCCTTGCAGTCATTGCTGTTGCCACCGATGAAGGTGTTCAGGACGCCGATATTGTAGCTGGTCTTGCAGGCTTTAGTGGTGTTGGTCGCCGCTTTGAAGTGCATGGCGAATACCAAACCGAACGCGGCAATGTGATGTTGGTTGATGACTATGGTCATCACCCTAAAGAATTGGAAGTTACCTTTGAGGCCATTCGCACTGGCTGGCCAGAAAAACGATTAGTTGCTGTATTTCAGCCGCATCGTTATAGCCGGACACGTGACCTATATGAAGATTTTGTCGATGTTTTATCGCGAGTCGACGTGCTGTTGCTACTCGATGTTTACGCCGCTGGTGAGACACCAATTAGTGGTGCCGATGGTCGCAGCCTGTGCCGTAGTATTCGCCAGCGTGGTCGAGTCGATCCGATTTTTGTTGAAGATAAGAGCACGTTGTTATCAATTTTGACTGACGTGTTAGAAGACGGCGATTTGTTGCTGACTCAAGGTGCCGGTGATGTTGGCAACCTGTCAGTGAAAATCGCCAACAGTTTAGGGCAGAAGTAA
- the murG gene encoding undecaprenyldiphospho-muramoylpentapeptide beta-N-acetylglucosaminyltransferase, whose protein sequence is MSKVMIMAGGTGGHIFPAAAVAEALVQAGYEVSWLGSKRGMEGKLVPNMGYQFCGLPVTAWHGGKLRKLIAPINLLRAFLACVAIFKQQKPAAVIGFGGYASAPGGVAAWLMKIPLILHEQNGVPGLTNKKLASKARTVLQAFPDTFEQDYAVVGNPVREAMCQFENPEQRQLGQSQQLKILVLGGSQGAQSINSLLPEALAKMSSLDAVDVWHQAGANKVADCQQAYQQNGVEAKVVEFIDDMAQAYQWCDLVIARSGAATVSELAAVGVYAILLPYPWHKDRQQFNNAMWLSKADAAEWYEHDDLNAEKLAERIDYWQQHRTELQAAAMNSWQLGVRDSASRILKVIQQILPEDKA, encoded by the coding sequence ATGAGCAAAGTAATGATTATGGCCGGTGGTACCGGCGGACATATTTTCCCTGCCGCGGCTGTTGCCGAAGCGTTAGTACAGGCTGGCTATGAAGTCAGTTGGTTGGGTTCCAAACGCGGTATGGAAGGTAAGTTAGTGCCAAATATGGGTTACCAATTTTGTGGCTTGCCGGTAACGGCCTGGCATGGCGGTAAGCTTAGAAAATTAATTGCGCCGATTAATTTACTGCGCGCGTTTTTGGCTTGTGTCGCTATTTTTAAACAGCAAAAGCCTGCCGCGGTAATAGGCTTTGGTGGTTATGCCTCGGCTCCGGGTGGCGTAGCGGCATGGTTGATGAAAATACCGTTGATTCTACATGAGCAAAACGGAGTGCCAGGGCTGACCAATAAAAAGTTAGCGAGTAAAGCGCGAACGGTTTTGCAGGCGTTTCCAGATACATTCGAACAGGATTATGCCGTTGTTGGTAATCCTGTTCGCGAGGCGATGTGCCAATTTGAAAATCCAGAACAGCGCCAGTTAGGGCAATCGCAGCAGTTAAAAATTTTAGTCTTGGGTGGTTCGCAAGGTGCTCAGTCGATCAACAGTTTATTACCTGAGGCGCTGGCAAAAATGAGTTCGCTTGATGCTGTCGATGTTTGGCATCAGGCCGGTGCAAATAAGGTGGCAGACTGCCAGCAGGCGTATCAACAAAACGGAGTTGAGGCCAAGGTTGTTGAGTTTATTGACGACATGGCGCAAGCCTATCAGTGGTGCGATCTAGTCATAGCGCGTAGTGGTGCTGCCACGGTTTCGGAATTAGCCGCCGTTGGGGTCTATGCGATTTTACTGCCATACCCTTGGCATAAAGATCGTCAGCAGTTTAATAACGCCATGTGGCTATCTAAAGCTGACGCTGCAGAGTGGTATGAGCACGATGATTTAAATGCAGAAAAATTAGCCGAGCGAATTGATTATTGGCAGCAGCATCGAACGGAACTGCAAGCGGCAGCGATGAACAGCTGGCAACTGGGTGTACGAGATTCAGCCAGCCGGATATTAAAAGTTATTCAACAGATTTTACCAGAGGACAAGGCATGA
- the mraY gene encoding phospho-N-acetylmuramoyl-pentapeptide-transferase, with protein sequence MFVWLTPYLMQLDAGFGVLQYLTVRAIFGVLTALGVSLVFGPKLIRLLHNYQIGQSVRDDGPQSHLSKAGTPTMGGALILLSIIIATLLWSDLSNLYVWVTVLVTAGFGCIGWVDDYRKVVQKNSKGLSAKAKYFWQSVLGLSAALVLYFNATTVNETTLFIPFLKDAALPLGVMFVVLTYFVIVGTSNAVNLTDGLDGLAILPTVLVGGALGVFAYVTGNSVYSEYLQMPYVAGTGEIIVFCAALLGAGLGFLWFNTYPAQVFMGDVGSLALGAALGVMAVIVRQELVLFIMGGVFVAETVSVILQVGSYKLTGRRIFRMAPLHHHFELKGWPEPRVIVRFWIVTVILVLIGLASLKIR encoded by the coding sequence ATGTTTGTTTGGCTAACCCCTTATCTTATGCAATTAGATGCGGGCTTTGGTGTGCTGCAATACCTAACGGTGCGTGCAATCTTTGGTGTGTTGACCGCATTGGGCGTTTCGTTAGTGTTTGGCCCTAAGTTGATACGCTTGCTACACAACTATCAGATTGGTCAGTCGGTACGTGACGACGGTCCTCAAAGCCACTTGAGTAAAGCCGGTACGCCAACCATGGGTGGTGCGTTGATCCTGTTGTCGATCATTATTGCTACCTTGCTTTGGTCGGACCTTTCCAACCTTTATGTTTGGGTTACGGTGTTGGTTACCGCAGGTTTTGGTTGCATTGGTTGGGTAGATGATTACCGCAAGGTGGTGCAAAAAAATTCCAAAGGCTTGTCTGCAAAAGCGAAATATTTTTGGCAGTCGGTATTGGGTTTGTCGGCTGCGTTAGTGTTGTATTTCAATGCCACAACGGTTAACGAAACCACTCTGTTTATTCCGTTTTTAAAAGATGCCGCGTTGCCGCTAGGTGTTATGTTTGTCGTGCTGACTTACTTTGTCATCGTGGGAACGTCAAATGCCGTCAACCTAACCGATGGGCTTGATGGCTTGGCTATTTTGCCAACCGTTCTAGTGGGCGGTGCTCTTGGAGTGTTCGCTTATGTCACCGGTAACTCTGTTTATTCTGAATACTTACAAATGCCGTATGTCGCAGGAACCGGTGAAATTATTGTGTTTTGCGCCGCGTTACTCGGCGCGGGGCTTGGCTTTTTATGGTTTAACACTTACCCAGCGCAAGTCTTTATGGGTGATGTTGGCTCGTTGGCGTTAGGTGCAGCATTGGGTGTGATGGCGGTTATTGTTCGCCAAGAGTTGGTGCTGTTTATTATGGGCGGCGTTTTTGTTGCCGAAACCGTTTCCGTTATTTTGCAGGTCGGTTCATACAAACTGACGGGTCGCCGAATTTTCCGTATGGCGCCATTGCATCATCATTTTGAATTAAAAGGCTGGCCAGAGCCGCGTGTCATTGTGCGGTTTTGGATTGTCACTGTGATTCTTGTATTAATTGGTTTGGCTTCGTTGAAGATACGTTAA
- the murD gene encoding UDP-N-acetylmuramoyl-L-alanine--D-glutamate ligase — protein MKNIDTTKQYLVVGLGVTGASCVRYLVARGCSVAVIDSRQAPPAKAQIEQEFPQVIMHLGDLDANILSAADVLVMSPGVPLATPAIQQAINSGVEISSDIELFLNEFDGKWVAITGSNAKSTVTQWLGEALMAGGHKTLIAGNIGTPVLSVVDQMFDVAVLELSSFQLELLSQPEADVAVVLNISEDHMDRYDSLDDYRRAKLRIYEGAHHMLVNREDELTWPEVKTSKQLTSFGLHETDQGYGLSLHQGELYICHNAQPVLAASQLGLPGRHNQANAMAVLALADSIGNDRSATLSSLKVFKGLPHRCQLVAEKSGVQFFNDSKATNVGSVLAALTGLADAEHKKIILLAGGEGKGQNFDPLIEPVAASCKAVLLFGADREKIQRSLSSAELVETLAQAFDRATAIAQPGDIVLLSPACASFDQFSGFAARGDAFVDLVEAYDDAR, from the coding sequence ATGAAAAATATCGATACCACAAAACAGTATTTAGTCGTTGGCTTAGGCGTTACAGGTGCTTCCTGTGTGCGTTACTTGGTTGCGCGTGGCTGTTCTGTTGCGGTTATTGATAGTCGTCAGGCGCCGCCAGCAAAGGCGCAGATTGAGCAAGAGTTCCCGCAGGTCATTATGCATTTAGGCGATCTGGACGCCAATATACTGTCTGCCGCCGATGTTTTAGTGATGAGTCCAGGTGTGCCGTTGGCAACTCCAGCGATCCAACAGGCAATAAATAGTGGCGTCGAAATCAGCAGCGATATCGAATTATTCTTAAACGAATTTGATGGCAAATGGGTGGCGATTACCGGCTCTAATGCTAAGTCAACAGTGACTCAGTGGCTGGGCGAAGCGCTCATGGCCGGCGGCCATAAAACCCTGATTGCTGGCAATATTGGTACGCCAGTATTAAGTGTTGTCGATCAAATGTTTGATGTCGCGGTATTGGAACTGTCCAGTTTTCAGTTGGAGTTATTATCGCAACCTGAAGCAGATGTCGCAGTGGTATTAAATATCAGTGAAGACCATATGGATCGTTACGATTCATTGGACGATTACCGCCGCGCTAAATTACGCATCTATGAAGGTGCGCATCATATGTTGGTTAATCGTGAAGACGAACTCACCTGGCCAGAAGTTAAAACTTCAAAGCAGTTAACCAGTTTTGGTTTGCACGAAACCGACCAAGGCTATGGCTTATCGTTGCATCAGGGTGAGTTGTATATTTGCCACAATGCTCAGCCTGTACTGGCTGCCAGTCAGCTTGGCTTGCCGGGTCGGCACAACCAAGCTAATGCTATGGCGGTATTGGCATTAGCCGACAGTATTGGTAACGATCGATCAGCGACACTAAGCAGTTTAAAAGTATTTAAAGGATTGCCGCACCGCTGCCAATTAGTTGCAGAAAAATCTGGTGTGCAATTTTTCAATGACTCTAAAGCCACGAACGTAGGCTCAGTGTTAGCTGCATTGACTGGCTTGGCAGACGCAGAGCATAAAAAAATTATTTTACTTGCCGGTGGCGAAGGCAAGGGGCAAAACTTTGATCCACTGATTGAACCAGTTGCAGCAAGCTGTAAAGCCGTGCTGTTGTTTGGTGCTGATCGCGAAAAAATTCAGCGGTCTTTATCGTCAGCTGAACTTGTTGAAACATTAGCGCAAGCGTTTGATCGCGCGACAGCGATCGCCCAGCCCGGCGATATTGTTTTGTTGTCGCCGGCCTGTGCCAGCTTTGATCAATTCTCTGGTTTTGCCGCACGCGGCGATGCCTTTGTTGATTTAGTGGAGGCCTATGATGACGCTCGCTAA
- the ftsW gene encoding putative lipid II flippase FtsW yields the protein MTLAKSHMPISQRLAQYCQPIAAVDQVLVASACSILLFGLVMIASAGIDVSEQLFGVPYHFAMRQFIYMVLGLLAAVLISVMPVVYWQKLSAAFLLIAFLLLFLVLIPGIGQEIKGSRRWIDLGPFGFQPSEFAKVAMVLYVSAYLVRRRDEVTSSWAGFLKPILVLSFSVLLLLMEPDFGSVVVILGTVLAMLFLGGVKPGQFFLAMIAALSAVAVMAFAEKYRVQRLLAFRDPWADENVYGSGYQLTQSLIAFGRGEWFGVGLGNSMQKLFYLPEAHNDFIIAIIAEELGLLGVLILFALYVMMIRRIFKVGRLAELKNNLFGAFTCYGIGILFSGQAFINVGVNTGLLPTKGLTLPLVSAGGTSLIVSIALIALVNRIYAETLQLKGEKE from the coding sequence ATGACGCTCGCTAAATCGCACATGCCAATCAGTCAGCGACTGGCTCAGTATTGCCAGCCGATTGCTGCCGTTGATCAGGTGTTAGTCGCATCTGCCTGTAGCATTTTATTGTTTGGTTTGGTGATGATTGCCTCCGCCGGTATTGATGTTAGCGAACAGTTATTTGGTGTGCCTTACCATTTCGCCATGCGTCAGTTTATTTACATGGTGTTAGGTTTGTTGGCTGCCGTTCTAATATCGGTGATGCCAGTGGTGTATTGGCAAAAACTCAGTGCTGCGTTTTTGCTCATCGCCTTTTTACTGTTGTTCTTGGTTTTGATTCCTGGCATTGGTCAAGAGATTAAAGGTTCGCGCCGCTGGATCGATTTAGGTCCGTTTGGTTTTCAGCCGTCTGAGTTTGCTAAGGTCGCAATGGTGCTATATGTCAGTGCTTATTTAGTGCGACGACGAGATGAAGTGACTAGCAGTTGGGCGGGCTTCTTAAAACCAATTTTAGTTTTATCCTTTAGCGTACTTTTACTATTGATGGAGCCGGATTTTGGCTCTGTGGTTGTTATCCTTGGCACCGTGTTGGCGATGTTGTTTTTAGGTGGTGTTAAACCGGGTCAGTTTTTCTTAGCGATGATTGCTGCTTTGTCGGCCGTGGCGGTGATGGCGTTTGCAGAAAAATATCGAGTGCAACGATTGCTCGCCTTTCGCGATCCTTGGGCAGATGAAAATGTTTACGGCAGTGGCTATCAGTTAACCCAATCATTAATCGCCTTTGGTCGGGGAGAATGGTTTGGTGTCGGTCTCGGTAATTCGATGCAAAAATTGTTTTATCTACCAGAAGCACACAACGACTTTATTATCGCCATCATTGCAGAAGAGTTAGGTTTACTTGGTGTACTTATTTTATTTGCACTCTATGTGATGATGATTCGAAGAATTTTTAAAGTCGGTCGTTTAGCGGAATTAAAGAACAATCTGTTTGGTGCTTTTACTTGCTACGGCATTGGCATTTTATTTTCCGGCCAAGCCTTTATTAATGTCGGCGTAAATACAGGCTTATTACCAACTAAGGGTTTGACTCTGCCTTTAGTCAGTGCCGGTGGCACAAGCTTAATTGTCAGCATCGCACTTATTGCGCTAGTAAACAGAATTTATGCGGAAACCCTTCAACTCAAGGGTGAGAAAGAATGA
- a CDS encoding UDP-N-acetylmuramoyl-L-alanyl-D-glutamate--2,6-diaminopimelate ligase — protein sequence MIAMMDWLPEYPELAGVKAIQLTTDSREVTKGSIFIALNIESYARDGHDFIESAIDQGAVAVLCERALKTAINTAVPICVVADLKQRLGDLAHRFYGSASEKLSMIGVTGTNGKTSTCQYIAQSLDYLGKRCGVIGTNGQGLWGQLTDTLNTTPDIIRLHSEITRQQQQGAEYCAMEVSSHGLDQGRVDGIQFSTAVFTNLSRDHLDYHKTMQAYGDAKWQLMSWPKLKNAVVNLDDEWVQQHLDSIKAEHTYTFSLSKPADFQVTEMRSHTAGIDATVKTAEGSVNLNLRLLGSFNLSNALAAFAVLMAEGIPLNTAARVISNCAPVKGRMEMIRLPYAPTVVVDHAHTPDALANALTACRDHVDGRLGVIFGCGGDRDKGKRPEMAKIAEQYADFVVVTDDNPRTEQSNEIINDICQGFNQPQAHSIIPDRAEAITQTLDSCGEHDVLLIAGKGHESYQEIDGIKHPFSDQEVVRNWQESHDVD from the coding sequence ATGATTGCGATGATGGATTGGCTGCCAGAATACCCAGAGTTGGCTGGCGTAAAAGCGATACAGCTAACCACTGACAGCCGCGAAGTCACTAAAGGCTCAATTTTTATTGCGCTAAATATAGAAAGCTACGCTCGTGATGGTCATGACTTTATTGAGTCTGCAATCGATCAGGGCGCAGTGGCGGTATTGTGTGAGCGAGCATTAAAAACGGCGATTAATACCGCTGTGCCTATTTGTGTTGTCGCCGATTTAAAACAGCGACTAGGTGATCTTGCGCATCGTTTTTATGGCTCGGCGAGCGAAAAATTAAGCATGATTGGTGTCACTGGCACCAATGGTAAAACCTCTACCTGCCAATATATTGCGCAATCACTAGATTATTTGGGTAAGCGCTGCGGTGTGATCGGCACCAATGGCCAAGGTTTGTGGGGGCAACTAACGGATACGTTAAATACCACGCCAGATATCATTCGCTTGCACTCAGAAATTACTCGCCAGCAACAGCAGGGCGCTGAATATTGTGCGATGGAAGTATCGTCGCATGGTTTAGACCAAGGTCGTGTTGATGGCATTCAATTTTCAACAGCGGTGTTTACCAACCTCAGTCGTGACCATCTCGATTACCACAAAACTATGCAAGCTTACGGCGATGCTAAGTGGCAATTGATGTCTTGGCCTAAGTTGAAAAACGCGGTGGTTAATCTTGATGATGAGTGGGTGCAGCAGCATTTGGATTCTATTAAAGCTGAACACACTTACACCTTTAGTTTAAGTAAACCGGCGGACTTTCAAGTCACCGAGATGCGATCGCATACCGCAGGTATCGACGCGACAGTTAAAACAGCCGAAGGCAGTGTCAATCTCAACTTACGCTTACTCGGTTCATTCAATTTAAGCAATGCGCTAGCGGCATTTGCAGTATTAATGGCAGAGGGTATTCCGTTAAATACTGCTGCGCGGGTGATTTCTAATTGCGCGCCGGTGAAAGGTCGCATGGAAATGATTCGTCTGCCTTATGCACCGACGGTGGTGGTCGACCATGCTCACACACCCGATGCTTTAGCGAATGCATTAACCGCTTGTCGCGATCATGTCGACGGTCGTTTAGGTGTGATCTTTGGTTGCGGTGGTGATCGCGATAAGGGCAAACGTCCAGAGATGGCGAAAATTGCAGAGCAGTATGCTGACTTTGTTGTGGTGACTGACGACAATCCGCGTACAGAGCAATCGAACGAGATTATTAACGATATTTGTCAGGGCTTTAATCAACCACAAGCCCATAGCATTATTCCAGATAGAGCCGAAGCGATTACCCAGACACTGGATAGCTGTGGCGAACATGACGTGCTGCTGATTGCAGGCAAAGGTCATGAAAGCTACCAAGAAATCGACGGCATAAAACATCCGTTTTCTGACCAAGAAGTCGTGCGCAACTGGCAGGAGTCTCATGATGTGGACTGA